The window TCCTTTTTATTGTGGGTGTCACAATCATGTCAGATGGGTACTATAGTTGTAAGAAAACAGACGATATCTGCGAAGATGTTTGTGGTCAGGTGAGTCCTAATCTTCGCTCTAATCTTCTTATCGATTTCGTGTTGAATCGGTTTTTGGTGTCTGGTACCAATTTGATTAGATTAGAATTGGTTGTAATGCGGTTGTGATTCTGATTGTTTATTACATATCGTCATAGGGTTTTGTAGCTCTTGTCGGGATTGGATTGTTTTGTCTGAAACATAGTTTGTTTGATCTCTGTATCAGTACAAAGGATTGATTTTTATGAAAAGACAttgctttgttttgttttcacaGGATGGTTCTCGAGCAGCCAAGGCCTTCTCAAGAGTGAGATGCGTACTACGCGGACTCGATTTCAAGACATACATCATCTTCCTCACGATCGTCCCCATCTTCATCCTCGGAGTCTACTTGCACGGACAGAAACTCACCTACTTCTTGAGACCCCTCTGGGAATCACCGCCCAAGCCCTTTCAAACCCTCCCACATTACTACCACCACAACGCCTCCATGGAGACTCTCTGCAGCCTCCACGGGTGGACGCACCGGGAGTCTCCTCGGCGCGTCTTCGACGCCGTGCTGTTCAGCAACGAGGTCGACATGCTCACCATCCGCTGGAAAGAGCTTTACCCTTACGTCACGCAGTTCGTGATACTAGAATCTAACTCCACCTTCACCGGTTTGCCTAAACCGCTGGTTTTCGCGGCGAACCGAGAGAAGAACTTCGAGTTTGTGGAGCCGAGGCTGACGTATGGGAACATAGGAGGGAGGTTCAAGAGAGGGGAGAACCCTTTTGTTGAAGAGGCTTACCAGAGGATCGCGCTTGATCAGCTGATAGGACTCGCGGGGATTCAAGAAGATGATCTGTTGATAATGTCTGATGTTGATGAGATCCCCAGCGCGCACACCATCAACCTCCTTAGATGGTGCGATGGTTACCCTCCCGTTCTCCATCTCCAGCTCAAGAACTACCTCTACTCGTTCGAGTACTTTGTCGATAACAAGAGTTGGAGAGCTTCTGTTCATCTGTACAAGCCCGGGAAGACGCGGTACGCTCATTTTCGACGAGGGGATACTCTATTGGCCGACTCTGGTTGGCATTGCAGTTTCTGTTTCAGGCGCATAAGCGAGTTTGTGTTCAAGATGAAAGCGTATAGCCACAACGATAGGGTGAGATTCTCTCATTATCTGAATCCGAAGAGGATACAAGATGTGATATGCAGAGGGACTGATTTGTTCGATATGCTTCCGGAAGAGCATACGTTTAGGGAGATCATCGGGAAGCTGGGGCCGATCCCTAGGTCTTACTCGGCTGTTCATCTCCCGGGGCATTTGATAGAGAAAGCTGAGAGTTATAAGTACTTGTTGCCTGGGAACTGCGTTAGAGACAGTGGCTGATAAGGGTTTGTGCTTATCATCATCAGTCTTTTTAGTGGGGGAGTCTGAACCAGAGGTTTGGTACAGTTTATTTGAGGAGAGTGATCTGATAAGTGGAGTCTCTGGTGAGGGTATATAACATTTTACTGACTTCATGTTCCCATGTTGTTTTTGGGAAGTTTTGCTGGAATAGTCTTTCCATCtcttatctctttttttttagtctGTACAATCTATTAGTGAGTTGTTTACATTATCCTCAGATTCTTTGTAATCTTTATTCTTAAAAATTCTTAAATTGATCTCCTATTGTTGCTTCCTTTAATTTATGTTGAAGAGAAAGCTTATATACTATTTGTGTAGAGGCATTTACTAATTAGCTTCTAGTCTTCTACAACTCATGAAATAGGTGAGCTTCTGACCGTGCAAGGTTACATTGACTATAGTATTATTATAGCGTTTCCGTTCTCCAAATCAAATGACCATTTGTTCAGTTGTCTCTTTAAGCATTGAACTATAACATCTCATAAAGAGAGGTACATGTGAAAAATgctttaaaactgatttgattAATATGTCAACAAAGTAGACTTATACAAATGGAACTTCATAATTAACCGTGCTTGGACTGGAGCCATTTAGTGATAAACTACTTATCATAAAGTCATTTCAGATTACATTGGACCGCAAACACGCTGAAGATAGACATAGGCAGAACATGCGGTAGAGGCTTTACACGAACTTAACAAAAGAACAAGGAACAAAGCAAATGAGAGGAAACAAAAAACATGACAATCTGTTGGAGATCTGAAGCCATTGAAAATTTAGTTCTTGGTGTAGCCGAGTGACAGAAACAGAAGATGGCGACTGATCTCAACTTTACTGGCTGCTTAATCTATTTACATTCCTCTACTTTTTtgtcttccttcttcttcctttatccgaacaaaaagaaaacaccaTCTTATATAATCCTTACTTTGACGCTTCAGATCCATTCCAGACAATTCATTAAGCTGTCCTCGGAAGCAAACTGCACTCCGCAAAAAGAATAACTTGTTTGTCAAGTTTCTCAACAATTTTTTAggtatataaacaaaacaaatgtttTCTTTAAAATAGATCTTACGGAACAAATATCAGGGAGAGACCCTAAATCAGCATCCTCCAAATCTGAAACCATGCAGTTTCCATAACTCATGTTGAAATCCCAGTAATTAAGGTTCTTCTCTACAAGAAACGATGAAGCTTCTGGAGTGTTCTCCAGTCCCTGATTTTACCAGAAAAACATAAACCATTTATAGTGCATGAAATAACGTCGACGTTACGTGCAGAGAAAGGAACTATAACCTGTTGTTGCTGATACATGATCTTGGAAACAACGAATTCACCAGTCTCCGCTTCTTCTCTTCCCAAGTGATACTGGTGCATAACCCATTTAGATTTCTCAGGTTTTAGTCCCTTCTTCGCGCTCTTGTAGAGCACCATGAACTTTTTGCAACCCTTATGGACTCCATTAACCATCACGGGTTTGGTTTTACCAGTCTTGCGCCAACGTACAGACGCATCTGTCAGAACTGACGGTGTGATCAGTCTCCGTTTTCTTTCCCCCTTGGGATATGCAAGCACCGTCTCGTTAAAGAAAAAGGCACTAGTTCCATCCTTATTCACCCCTTCAAAACAAAAGACTT of the Brassica rapa cultivar Chiifu-401-42 chromosome A03, CAAS_Brap_v3.01, whole genome shotgun sequence genome contains:
- the LOC103856081 gene encoding uncharacterized protein LOC103856081, with product MSDGYYSCKKTDDICEDVCGQDGSRAAKAFSRVRCVLRGLDFKTYIIFLTIVPIFILGVYLHGQKLTYFLRPLWESPPKPFQTLPHYYHHNASMETLCSLHGWTHRESPRRVFDAVLFSNEVDMLTIRWKELYPYVTQFVILESNSTFTGLPKPLVFAANREKNFEFVEPRLTYGNIGGRFKRGENPFVEEAYQRIALDQLIGLAGIQEDDLLIMSDVDEIPSAHTINLLRWCDGYPPVLHLQLKNYLYSFEYFVDNKSWRASVHLYKPGKTRYAHFRRGDTLLADSGWHCSFCFRRISEFVFKMKAYSHNDRVRFSHYLNPKRIQDVICRGTDLFDMLPEEHTFREIIGKLGPIPRSYSAVHLPGHLIEKAESYKYLLPGNCVRDSG
- the LOC103856865 gene encoding SUPPRESSOR OF GAMMA RESPONSE 1 is translated as MLLKPWKLVYKKKKKPWKLTLGRTWIVDGPWIVKNVKNVSVSSDLQIEDCGAYIDCPNCGYRNDNRNVLTPWPGLPKGVKFELTDEEVIEHLEAKCGIDGSKPNPFIQDFICSVDDINYTHPENLPGVNKDGTSAFFFNETVLAYPKGERKRRLITPSVLTDASVRWRKTGKTKPVMVNGVHKGCKKFMVLYKSAKKGLKPEKSKWVMHQYHLGREEAETGEFVVSKIMYQQQQGLENTPEASSFLVEKNLNYWDFNMSYGNCMVSDLEDADLGSLPDICSVRSILKKTFVLFIYLKNC